In the Desulfotignum phosphitoxidans DSM 13687 genome, ATGAAGATCAAAAAAAAACACGCAGTTTTTCGCATAAAGCAGGGTCCTGAAAATTTATCTTAAGTTTTGTCATAAATCTGAACAACCCGTTAATTTCATTTGTACTAGGAAAAATCTGTAAACAGAGGCGACAAATAGTGCCTCTGCTTACAGAAAAGAGCCAGTACGTCTGTTATAACGCATCTTCCAGGCCGATTGACACCGTCTTTGAACGACTATGAGAAAATATTCCCGCCGGGCTTTCAAGCGGGATCTCTTTTTCTTTTTCCATGGTGTCGGATTTGTAGATAACCAGCTTGTCCCCCTTGTATCCAGCGCTTACATAGAAATAGTCCCCCATTGCCGTATATTCCGGAAAATGGGAATGCCCGCCGACAGTTATGGTTTTTACAACCTCCAGATTCTCTTTATCGATCATCTGAATCTTATCCGCGTCCGGGCCCGTGCCCACGATATCCACGACAACATATTTGGAATCGGGATGGGCTGCCGGTGATTCGGTGGGGCCGAGAACAGGTATCTGCTTCACCACATCAAAGGTTTCCATATCCCAGACAGTGACAACGGTATTTTCACAGCTTCCGATATTGGTCCCGATTCCAAGAGATTTTCCGTCAACTTTTATAATTGCCCCTGAACCAAAATGAGGCGTGCAGCCCCCCGGTATTTTCACCGCCACTTTTTTCTCTTTCAGATCAACCACCGGGAAATTGCCATCTTCATAAGAAGCAATGGTTAAATACCTTCCTTCCGGTGATAAAACCGCATCATGTAAGTGCCGGCCGACATTCTTTATCTTGGTTACAGGCAAGTCCGGCTTGCTGCAGTCGATGATCCAGACCTGACCTGCATTCTCCAGAGCGACAACCAGGTAATCGGCAAACGGTGTTCCTGTGATCATTCCGGAATCGGATTCCACCATCTGGCCATCAGGATTTTCTCCTTTTAAATCAAAAAACTTAACTGGTTCAAAAGTCCCGGCATCCAGGATTACCGCGTTATGAGAGACATAGGATCCTGCCATCACATAATTTCCATCCCGGGAAACAGCAAGCGACGGTCCGTTTAATCCGGTACGAATGCTGCGCACTGCGCGCATTGAATAAAGGTCAATCTTGTAAAGGTATCCACTGTCGGTTACCGCATAAGCCCAGCGAAGGTCAACCGGGTTGTAATTCATGTTATGGGGGGCATGCTTTGTCGGAATTTCTCCGACCTGACGATGTGTTCTGCCGTCAAAGAAAACCACCCTGCTGTTATCCGTGGAATATCTTCCCCTGACCATGATTCCCATCAGGTCGTGTATATTCCTGATCGGATATACCGGCTTCGAAGGCAGGCTTGATATGTCCTCAACATATACCTCCAAAGATTTTCTGACCTCTTCCATGCCAAAGGCAACTTCTTCTTTTGATGTGTTTTTGAACAAAGCCGACAATTTCCGCAATTCCGGAGTGCTCAGCTTCCCGCCCCAGGGCGGCATCTGGGTTTCCGGGATACCGTTGATAGCCATTGATCGGATAGCGGCTTCAGTGGTGTTGACGAGCCTTTCTTTAGTCAAAGCCGGCGCGAAATAACCGCCGCGGTCGGCACCATGGCAAACCGCGCAATTCTGATTATACAGTTTGCCTGCATCATCCATATCGCCTGCATTGACCGGGGTCGTTGCTAAACAGGCGAAAACAAAGAACGCCAATGATAAACCAACGGACCATTTACGTTTTTCTGCCATTTTCATTTTCTCCCCCTCTTTTGATTTTGGGTTAAAGGGTAACCAGCAACAAGAAAGCTGCTGGTTACCTGATTTTTCGACAATAATTTTTTATATTTAAGCGGAACTTCATCATCGAATTTTGAATCCAGGCTTAACATATAAACAACAAGGGGCTGAACGCCTTCCCTGGTAAAACCTATGTCCGGCATTACCGATTCCTGAGGAGGATTCATCACCGCTTCTTCCAGGTATTTGATGCTGAATCGCGCAAGGTTGCTATGTTCAGGTCCTATACTTCCACCCACCGGACCGATCCGGTGGCATTCTTTGCACCCCTTGTCTTTGTATAACTGCCTGCCGGCAAACAATTCCGGGGCATCCTGTTCCATGAGTTCAGGATTATGACATTTTCCGCACGAGGCCTGTAGATAGTCTTCAGGCAGAATTGGCCGTGGCCATTGTTCTCTTGGTATTTCCCCGTGAGCCTCTGCTTTGGTTAAGGCATATCCCTGTCCTTCATGGCAAAGGGTGCAGCCAAACTGTTCAGCAGGATGATACCAGAGAATACCGGTTCCCGGATGGGTTTGATACGGCAAAGGGGCTTGTTCCAATCCACGCATATCAATGCCAAGATGACAGGTCTGGCAGCGATCCACCCGACCCGCATCAGGCAGATGTATCTGTTTAACCCCGGACGGGATGTCACTGCTGTCCAGTTCCTGGTCGGTATGCCCCTGCAAAACCTCTTTAAAAACGTGTTGATAATACTGCCATTCAGGCTGCGACTCTTTTAGAATCACCACAATTAACAAAACGAGGACGGCAAAGCCTGCGATCAGGATTTTCAATGATTCTTTTTTTAAAAAACTGTTATCATTTTTCATGGTTTTTCCTGATTTATCTGAATAATATTTGTTTTGCTCGACATTGCCGGTTGATTTTTTTCCTTGAAATATTGGTTAATGTGCCCCCGGCCAAGCCTCCCAGGGCCAGAAGAAATCCCAGTTCGGGCCCCGGCAAAAGTAGGCAAAAAAGATCAGCAGAATAATTGCCAGCGCAATTGCTGTAAATACGACATTCTGCCGCAACCGAGTGCGGTGAAACCAAACGCCGGTCGCCTCAGAAGGACTTTTGTCGAAAAACGGAACCAGTGCCAGCCAGATAAGCAAAATTGCGGGGATAAGCACTCCGCCGACCAATCCGCCGTTTATCCGGTATTGGCCTATGCTTATGGTCGTGGTGGCAACAAGTTCCTGCATCCATAACAGGAACCAAGGAGCTTTTGCCGGGTTTGGCGCATTTACCGGATCGGCCGGGGCCTCAATCGGAATATTAATGAACAGCGCCAACAGTACAGCGAACGCAAGGGTTGAAAGAAAAACCCATATAAGCCTTTGCAAAAACAAGGGGGTGTCATGCAATGTATCCGGTTTTGACGCGGCCAGCGTATGACTATTTACCGAACCGTTGTCGGAGTGGGATTCTATATTGTCATCACACGCCATTCCGCCATCTTTTTTATTTCTCCAAAAATGATATGAAATAAAAAGCATTGCCAGGAAGGGCAGCAGCAGCACATGAAGGATGAAGATGCGGGACAGGAAATTCTGCCCTATCGCGTTTCCGCCAAGAACGAAATATCTGAGTTCATCTCCGATTATCGGAATAGACTTTATTATATTTGTTCCGATGACAGCACCCCAATAGCTGACCTGGTCCCAGGGAAGGAGATATCCGGTATAGGCCATGGCCAGGGTAAGCAGCAGCAGCACAACCCCCGCAAGCCAGTTCAGCCATCCATTGGTGTTCTCTCTTTTTCCCTTTTTAAATGCACCGGTATAAAAAGTTCTGCACAAATGCAAAAAGACAAAACTGATCATAAAATAGGCGGAAATCAGGTGGAGGCTGCGAATGAACCAGCCAAAAGGGAAAATAAAATTTATATCCTTAACACTCCAGTACGCATGTTCAACTGACGGAACATACCGAAACATCAAAAGCAGTCCGGTTATACAAAGTATCGCAAAAATTGCGGCTGCTATTGTCCCAAGATATAGGGAATACGAGAGGGAATAGCTCCTCGGGGACACTTCATTATCATTGGGCAGAAAATGTACCCAGAAGATACGATCGATTGCATCTTTTTTTTCAAATGACTGGACGGGGTCCCAGCCGGTAACGATTTTATTGGAAAATTTCTTCCAAATGCCCACAGCAAACTCCTTTTCAAACCTAAACGGTTAACCTCCAATCCGCACTCACCTCGGAGCCCTTATCGACTATGAGCTTTCTTTCAACAGTCGAAACTGACAATTTAAATGCGGGAAGAGGAGAGGGAGCTGGTCCTGTATAAGGCGTTCCGTCACCATAAAAACTTGAACCATGACAGGGGCAATGGAACTCCCATTTCTCTTCAATTTCTTTACCGCTAACAGTCACTGTCTTTGGCCCAGTAAGCTTCTTGACGGTGACGTTGCAGCCCAGATGGGTACAAACAGAGGAGATAGCATGGAATTTATTGCCCTCCTTTATAACAAAGATTTGATGTTCCGAAAGAAAATTGGGGCCATCTGAAAATTTATGGGGCGCGCCTATCTTTATTCGTTGAGGAGGGCCGTAATTCGCCTTTGGTAAAAAAAATTTGATGAGTATATAGACCGCCTGGCCAACTATCCCGCCAAATATGACGAAAATAAAAAAAAACTTAAGCAGTTTCCGTCTTTGAAAATATTTCATCGCCCCCCCAAAAAAATCAGATTTTCCTAATTCTACTGTCGGACAGACATTTTATTATGGACGATAAGATGAAAATTTTATTAAGTATGTGATCAATATCACATAAGCGGAAAAAAAATTAACGATGCTTTCCAACATAATGCCGTTCCAGGTGCTAGTATTGCGATGCAGACATATGGAAAACAGGTTTTTATCAAACAAAAAAATCAAGCAATTCCTTTCTGATGCGGTGCGGACTATTATTATACTGATATGACGGATAGAGGATCCATGGTTTTCATGGAATTAGATGACCTGTTCCATAAATTTATGGAACAGGTAGAATCGATTTTCAAAAATCGGCTAAAACCCTTGAGGCGGAGGTCTTTTCTGAACAATGATTTGATTTTATTAACCGACATTCCCTCGTTTCCGCCGGACGGGACCTCGGCCCTGATTGCGGTCATCGGCTTGGTCTGAAAATCGTATCACTTTTTTTCAAATATTGACATTTGAACTATTTTTTGAAACAACCATAATCATCTTGAGTTTTTTTCTTTACTGATTTTTTTAAAAAATCGCTTTTCCAGCCTAAGGAGCCCATCTATGAAATCCACGGACCAGCTGAAAAATGAGCATGAAGGAATAAAGATCGTATTTCGTGTGCTCAGAAAAATGTGTGAATCCCTTCAATCAAATCAAACCATTGACACTGGCCATTTTGAGGGAATCCTGGAATTTTTTGAAATATTTGTGGACAAATGCCATCACGGGAAAGAAGAAGACCTGCTGTTTCCAGCCATGGAACAGGCCGGCATTCCCAGGCAGGGACCCATCGAAGCGATGCTGTCGGAACACACCACCGGCCGGGGCCATATCAAAGCCATCCGCCGGAAATTTGCCCGGTTCCAGTCCGGCGACACTGCTGTGTCCGGGGCGCTGGCCGATGAATGCGAACAATACATCCTGCTGATGCTCGACCACATCTACAAAGAAAACAATATTCTGTATCCCATGGGAGAAGCCCGTTTTTCCCGGGAAACCGATGAGAAACTGTATCAGGACTTTGACACCCTTGAAACCGAAAGAATCGGCACGGGCAAACATGAAGCCTTTCATCAGATGATCGATGAATTGACGCAAATCTATCTGGACTGATTTTTCATTTCTTAGCACCGGTTATTTCAAATAACATAAGGAGGGAGAATGGACCTGTCTGTTCAATATATGGGCCTTGATCTTCAAAACCCATTGATCGTGGGAAGTTCGGGTCTGACAAGTTCGGTGAAAAAAATTCAGGAAATCGAGAAAAACGGGGCCGGCGCCGTAATCCTGAAATCCATTTTCGAGGAAGAGATCGCGTTTGAATACACCGATGTTCTCACAATTCCGTTGAGTGGATTTCCTATGCCCGGCGTATCGAAGAAGCCGGCGCAGATGCCCTTGAACTCAACATGTTTTTTCTGCCTTCCAGTTTTGAAAGAACCGCACAGGAAACTCAGGGGCTCTATTTCAAGATCATCAAAAAAATGCTTGAAACAGTGGATATCCCGGTTTCCCTGAAAATAAGCCCCTATTTCACCGACCTGGGGCCCATGATTCAACAATTGTCCCGGACCGGTGTCAAGGGGCTGGTGCTGTTCAACCGGTTTTTCAGCCCGGATTTTGACATTGACCAATTTGACATCCAGCCGTCTTTTACGTTCAGCACACCCTCGGATCTGGCTGTTTCGCTTCGGTGGATCGCAATGATGTCTGAACGGACAGATTGCGATCTGGCCGCATCCACCGGCGTTCACGACAGTAACGCCTTGATCAAGCAGATACTTGCCGGGGCAAATGCGGTCCAGACCGTCTCCTGCCTGTATAAAAACGGTACCGGTTACATCAAAACCCTGCTGGAGGGCCTTGAGATCTGGATGCATAACAAGGGATTCAGACAGATTGCCGATTTCAGAGGCAAGATGAGCCAGGCAAAAAGCAAAGACCCCGCGCTTTATGAAAGAACCCAGTTCATGAAATACTTTGGCAGAAAGAAAATGTAAACAACACCGGCCTAAGGAGGGTAACCCATGTCGCAGAAATCTGTTTTGTCATCGCTTCGTTTTTTCCGGCCCCGCGGGGAAAAGCAGGGCTGCCGGGAAGAAAAAACCGCAGCAGGCTGGGCTGAAACCCGCTGCGGTCAGAGAGAATGGGAGGATCTTTACCGGCGCCGCTCCCAGTATGATAAAAAAGTCCGGTCCACCCACGGGGTCAATTGTACCGGCTCCTGTTCCTGGGATGTCTTTGTCAAAGACGGTGTCCTGGTATGGGAGACCCAGGCCACGGACTATCCGGCCTCCGGGGAAGGGGTTCCCAACCACGAGCCCCGCGGCTGCCCCCGGGGGGCCACTTATTCCTGGTACACGTACAGCCCGGTACGACTGAAGCATCCCCTGGTCCGGTCGTGCCTGCTGGACATGTGGCGTCAGGCCCTGGGGCAAACCGATGATCCGGTGGTTGCCTGGGAAAGTATTGCCACAGACAAAGAAAAACGGCGCCGCTTTCATCAGGCCCGGGGCAAAGGCGGGTTTGTGCGGGTGGACTGGGATGAAGCCGCCGCCCTGATTGCCGCGGCCCTGGTTCACACCATCAAAAAATACGGCCCGGACCGGGTATTCGGATTTTCGCCCATTCCAGCCATGTCCATGGTGTGTTATGCTGCCGGGGCCCGGTTCCTGTCACTCATCGGCGCATCCATGCTCAGCTTCTACGACTGGTACTGCGACCTGCCCCCGGCTTCTCCCCAGATATGGGGCGAACAGACGGATGTACCTGAAAGCGCTGACTGGTTTGAATCATCCTACTTCATTGTCTGGGGGACCAACCTGCCCATGACCCGGACGCCGGACGCCCATTTTTTCACCGAAGCCCGTTACCGGGGAACCCGGGTGGCTGCCGTGGCACCGGACTACGCCGAATATGTCAAGTTCGCCGACACCTGGCTGCCGGCCCGGGCCGGCACGGACGCGGCCCTGGCCATGGCCATGACCCATGTGGTTCTCAAGGAGTTTTACATGGACCGGCAGGTGTCCTATTTCATGGATTACGCCAGACAGTTCACAGACCTGCCTTTTTTAGTGGTACTTGAACAGGGAACGGACAGCGAAACCCCGGGACGGTTTCTGCGTGCCGCGGATTTCGGTCTGAAAACCAACAACGCCCAGTGGAAAACCGTGGTGTATGATGCAGCGTCAGGCGATTTTGCCGTGCCCAACGGAAGTATCGGTTTCCGCTGGAACGAACAGGGCAACTGGAACCTTGAAATGAAGGCCGATGGTGAGCCGGTCTATCCCCTGCTGGGGTTTGCAGAAAAAAACGACGGCTGGCGCACCGTGGCCTTTCCCGTTTTTACCGAGACCGGCTCGACCGTCAGAAAAGGACTGGTACCCTGTAAGGCTGTCCCCACCCCGGACGGGGACCTGCACGTGACCACGGTATTTGACCTGATGGCCGCTCACCTGGGGGTGCCGCAGAAAAATACCCCATCGACAACGGAAAAGGGCTCTTTCGACTATCCGGCAGATTATAAAGATCCCGCACCTTTTTCACCGGCATGGCAGGAAAAGATCACGGGCGTGCCGGCCCAGGATGCCATCCGGGTGGCACGTGAATTTGCCGAAAATGCCGAAAAAACAAGCGGCAAATCCATGATCTTTTTAGGGGCCGGGACCAACCACTGGTACCACAGTGACATGATCTACCGCACCATCATCAACCTGACCACCCTGTGCGGGTGCCAGGGCGTGAACGGCGGCGGATGGGCCCATTATGTGGGCCAGGAAAAAGTGCGGCCCCAGGCAGCCTGGGCTCAGGTGGCCTTCGGCCTGGACTGGCAGCGGCCGCCGCGCCAGCAGAACGGCACCTCTTTTTATTATTTTGCTACAGACCAGTGGCGGTATGACACTTTTCGGCCGGAAACGGTTCAGTCTCCTCTGGCAAAACAGCCGGCAGCGCAGCACATGGCCGACTACAACGTGACAGCGGCCCGTCTGGGCTGGCTTGCCCTCTTATCCCCAGTTCAACTGCAATCCGGTTGAACTGGTCAAGGAAGCCATGGCTGCCGGGGCTTCCACCGATGAGGAGATCGTAGATTTTGCCGTGAAAAAAATCAAATCCGGCAACCTGCGGTTTGCCATTGAAGACCCGGATCACCCTGATAATTTTCCGCGCATGCTCTTTTTGTGGCGGGCCAACCTGCTGGGGGCCAGCAGCAAAGGGCATGAATATTTCCTCAAACACCTGCTGGGCACGGACCATGCCGTACTCAATTCAGAAAGTGACCTGCGCCCTGAAAAAATTAAATGGCGGGACCCGGCCCCGGAAGGCAAGCTGGATCTGATGGTCACCCTGGAGCTGCGCATGTCCACCAGTGCCATGTATGCGGACATCGCTTTGCCGGCTGCCGGATGGTATGAAATGCATGACCTGAGCACCACGGACATGCATCCGTTCATCCACCCGTTCAATCCGGCCATTGATCCGCCCTGGGAATCTCGCACCAACTGGGAACAGTTCAAGACCATTGCAGAAAAATTCTCCGAACTGGCATCGGATCATCTGGGCACGGTCAAAGACCTGGTGGCCACCCCTCTGATGCACGACACCCCCGGAGAGATCGCCCAGGACCGGGTGCAGGACTGGCACCACAGCGAATGCGACCCCGTGCCCGGAAAGACCATGCCCGCCCTGACCGTGGTAACCCGGGACTACCCCAATACCTTTAAAAAAATGACATCCCTGGGACCGCTGGCCGCATCCGCCGGTGTAGGCGCCAAAGGCGTTATGTGGCATGCAGATACAGAAACCGAAGCACTGAAAACCGCTCTGGGCAAAGTGACCGAAGGGATCGCCCAGGGACAGCCGGTCATGGAAACAGAAAAACAGGCTGCCGAGACCATTCTGATGCTGGCACCCGAGACCAACGGTGCCACAGCAGTCAAATCCTGGGAAACCCTGGAAAAACGCACCGGCATGAGCTTACGCCATCTGAGCCGGGGACGGCAGGATGAACGGATCTGTTTCGACGATCTCACGGTCCAGCCGCGCAAGATCATCACCTCACCCATCTGGAGCGGCATTGAATCTGAAGAACGGCGTTACTCCCCTTTTGTGATCAACATCGAAGAAAAAGTCCCGTTTCGGACCCTCACCGGCCGGGCCCAGTTCTACCAGGACCATCCCTGGATGCGTGATTTCGGCGAACAACTGCCGATTTACCGCCCGCCCCTGACAATCACTCCGGGTAATACCGGCAGCGTGAAGCGGGAACCTGAACGGGAAATCGTGCTCAACTACCTGACCCCCCACTCCAAATGGTCGATTCACAGCACCTATGCCGATACCCTCACCATGCTGACCCTGTTCCGGGGGGGAGAATCCATCTGGATCAGTGACGCTGACGCAAAAAAAATCAAGGCAAAAGACAATGACTGGCTGGAATGCTTTAACGCCAACGGCGTGGTGATGGCAAAAGCCGTGGTGAGTCCGCGCATCCCGCCGGGCAAGGCGTTCATGTACCATGCCCAGGAGCGGCTGATCAATACGCCGGGCACAGGAATTTCCGGCAAACGGGGCGGTACCCACAACAGCGTGACCCGGATTCTGGTCAAGCCCACCCACATGATCGGCGGTTACGCCCAGTTGAGCTACGGCTTTAATTATTACGGACCCATCGGTTCCCAGCGGGATGAAACCATCATCGTGCGCAAGGCCGGAAAGGTGGAATGGTATGAAGATTAAAGTGCAATACGCCATGGTGATGAACCTGGACAAGTGTATCGGCTGCCACACCTGCAGCATTCCCTGCAAGAATGTGTGGACCAGCCGGGAAGGTGCCGAATACATGTGGTTCAACAATGTGGAGACCAAACCTGGTATCGGGTATCCCGGAAAATGGGAAAACCAGCAGATTTACCGCGGCGGCTGGACCGTGAAGGGCAACCGGCTGAAGCTTGCGGCCGGCGGGCGGATTCACAAGGCAATGAACATTTTTCATAACCCGGACCTGCCGGTCATTGATGACTACTATGAACCATGGGATTATGATTACGACCGCCTGATCAAAAGCCCCCCAAAAAACCACCAGCCAACGGTCCGCTCCCATTCCTGCCTGACCGGAGAACCCATGGATCCTGCATGGGGCCCCAACTGGGAGGATGATCTGGCCGGCCTGTCGGAAACCGGAGCCGGCGATGTCAACTTCAACCGATTGGAAATCGACACCTACCTAAAGTTCAAGAACCTTTTCATGTTCTGGCTGCCGCGGCTGTGCGAACACTGCCTCAATCCGGCCTGTGTGGCATCCTGTCCATCCGGTGCTTTGTACAAAAGAGACGAAGACGGTATCGTTCTGGTGGACCAGGAGCGCTGCCGGGGCTGGCGCTACTGCGTGTCGGGCTGTCCCTACAAAAAGGTATATTTCAACTGGAAGCAGGGCCGGGCCGAAAAATGCATCTTCTGTTATCCCCGCATCGAGGCCGGCCTGCCCACTTTGTGCGCCCACAGCTGTGTGGGCCGGATCCGGTATGTGGGGGTGCTGCTCTACGATGCCGACCGCATTCTTGAGGCGGCGGCAGTCCCCCGGGACAAGGATGTCTACCCGGCCCACCTGGATATCCTCATGGATCCGAATGATCCTGAAACAATCCAGGCAGCAAAAGCCCAGGGCATTGCATCCAATGTACTGTCTGCGGCACGCCGCTCTCCGGTATATTCCCTGATCCGGCAATGGCGGCTGGCCCTGCCCCTGCATCCCGAATACCGAACCCTGCCCATGGTCTGGTACATACCCCCCCTCAGCCCGGTCAGCCGCCAGGTGGCCGACACCTCTGAAATTCCGGCAGCCATTGACCAGATGCGGATACCGGTTACCTATCTTGCGAACCTGCTGAGTGCGGGAGACCAGGAACCGGTGCGCCTGGCCCTGGGCAGGCTGGCTGCCTTGCGCCATTACATGCGTCTGCGCCGGGTGGAAAAACAAACCGACACACAGGTGCTGGATCCAGTGGGCTTAAGTGCTCAAGATGCGGATCAGATCTATCAACTGCTGGCACTGGCCCCCCTGGCAAAACGGTTCGTGATCCCCACGGCACCCGTGGATGATCCGGCCGTTTTCACCCGCCAGGGCAGATGCGGACTGGGAGAGGCATTTTAAAAAATGACAGAATACAAAAAACATACACCCATGATCTCCTTATCCGGCACCACATGGCAGGTGCTCTCCGTGCTGCTCGATTACCCGGACAAAAGGCTGTTGCATGATCTTGATCCCATCGCCGCTGCCACCCGGCAGATCCCCGAACCTGAATTCAAACATGCGGTGCAAAATTTTCTGACCTATCTTCAAGCCCATGACCTGCTGCGCCTCCAGGAAAATCATACCGCGGCCTTTGATCTAGGATCAGCCACGACGCTCAACCTGACCTATCACGCCTTTGGTGACAATGAAAAACGGGCTGCGGCTCTGGCAAAACTGCAGCACCTGTACGACCGAACCGGGTGGGAACGCACGAGCGGGGATCTGCCCGATTATCTGCCATTGCTCCTGGAATTTCTCTGGCTCCATCCCCGGCCGGAACCGGCAGCAGCAACACAGATATGGCAATGCCTGAATGCCGCAACCCATCTGGTGGTCGGACTGGAAAAAAAAGCACCGGCCTATGCCGAACTTCTTCGCCCCCTGGGCCGTCTGGCAGCAGCGGCCGCCACCGGCACAGATCAACAAGACTCCCGGATGACACCCCGCCCGCACACACAAGGAGAACCGACATGACCCTTTGGCATACCCTTATTTTTACCGTTTTCCCCTACATATGTTTGACCACTTTCGTGTTCGGCCATGGTTACCGCTATATCACCGACCGATTTGGCTGGAATGCCCGTTCCAGTGAATTTCTTGAAAAAAAATATCTTTTCTACGGATCGATCCTGTTCCATTTCGGCATCATTGCAACCTTTATGGGGCATGCCGGCGGACTGCTCATTCCCCAGCGCGTGCTTGATATCTTCGGTATCACAGCTCAAATACACAACACCATTGCTCACTGGAACGGCCTGGCCGTGGGAATGGCGGCGTTTGCCGGTATCCTGGTGCTGGGATGGCGCCGAATGAAACAGCCCCGCCTGAAGATTGTGACCACCCGCAATGACATGGTCACACTGGCAGCCCTGGCTGTGGTGATCGCCACGGGGATGTACAATGTATTGTTCAGCCATTTCAACATGCTGTACAGTGTGGCCCCCTGGATCAGAGGCATCGTCACCTTTACGCCTGACAGCACCCTGATGCTCGACGTACCCTTAAGCTTCCGGGTTCATGTGACAGCAGCCTGGGCTTTGCTGGCATTTTCCCCTTTCACCCGTCTGGTGCACATCTGGAGTGTTCCTTTGTTCTACCTGACACGGCCCTTCATCGTTTACCGACGGCAGACACGGCAGGCCTGACCATGGCACAACAGGTCAAAGATAAAAACCATCCCCCACAATCCGGCATCTGGGCCCGGAGCATCGAGAATCTGAATCCAGCTTATTTTGCCCTGGTGATGTCCACGGGGATCGTTTCCATGGCAGCCCATTACCAGGGATTTAACATGATTGCATGGATCCTTCTGGGCATCAATATTCCTGCTTACATCATTTTATGGATCATGTATATCTTCCGGATCTTTTTTTTCACCCGGCGGTTTCAAGAGGACTTCAGGGATCATACCCAGGGCATGGGATTTTTCACCTGTGTGGCAGCCTCAGGGGTACTGGGCAGCCAGATACTGATCCTGACCGGTGCGGTGACCATTGCCACAGCCCTGTGGTATGTCACGATCACGCTCTGGCTCTGCCTGATTTACGGCCTGTTCACCGGATTGATCACCAAGGAGGAAAAACCGTCCATTGCCCGGGGCATCAACGGCGGATGGCTCCTGGCCGTGGT is a window encoding:
- the narI gene encoding respiratory nitrate reductase subunit gamma, with amino-acid sequence MTLWHTLIFTVFPYICLTTFVFGHGYRYITDRFGWNARSSEFLEKKYLFYGSILFHFGIIATFMGHAGGLLIPQRVLDIFGITAQIHNTIAHWNGLAVGMAAFAGILVLGWRRMKQPRLKIVTTRNDMVTLAALAVVIATGMYNVLFSHFNMLYSVAPWIRGIVTFTPDSTLMLDVPLSFRVHVTAAWALLAFSPFTRLVHIWSVPLFYLTRPFIVYRRQTRQA
- the narH gene encoding nitrate reductase subunit beta, with the protein product MKIKVQYAMVMNLDKCIGCHTCSIPCKNVWTSREGAEYMWFNNVETKPGIGYPGKWENQQIYRGGWTVKGNRLKLAAGGRIHKAMNIFHNPDLPVIDDYYEPWDYDYDRLIKSPPKNHQPTVRSHSCLTGEPMDPAWGPNWEDDLAGLSETGAGDVNFNRLEIDTYLKFKNLFMFWLPRLCEHCLNPACVASCPSGALYKRDEDGIVLVDQERCRGWRYCVSGCPYKKVYFNWKQGRAEKCIFCYPRIEAGLPTLCAHSCVGRIRYVGVLLYDADRILEAAAVPRDKDVYPAHLDILMDPNDPETIQAAKAQGIASNVLSAARRSPVYSLIRQWRLALPLHPEYRTLPMVWYIPPLSPVSRQVADTSEIPAAIDQMRIPVTYLANLLSAGDQEPVRLALGRLAALRHYMRLRRVEKQTDTQVLDPVGLSAQDADQIYQLLALAPLAKRFVIPTAPVDDPAVFTRQGRCGLGEAF
- a CDS encoding molybdopterin-dependent oxidoreductase, giving the protein MSQKSVLSSLRFFRPRGEKQGCREEKTAAGWAETRCGQREWEDLYRRRSQYDKKVRSTHGVNCTGSCSWDVFVKDGVLVWETQATDYPASGEGVPNHEPRGCPRGATYSWYTYSPVRLKHPLVRSCLLDMWRQALGQTDDPVVAWESIATDKEKRRRFHQARGKGGFVRVDWDEAAALIAAALVHTIKKYGPDRVFGFSPIPAMSMVCYAAGARFLSLIGASMLSFYDWYCDLPPASPQIWGEQTDVPESADWFESSYFIVWGTNLPMTRTPDAHFFTEARYRGTRVAAVAPDYAEYVKFADTWLPARAGTDAALAMAMTHVVLKEFYMDRQVSYFMDYARQFTDLPFLVVLEQGTDSETPGRFLRAADFGLKTNNAQWKTVVYDAASGDFAVPNGSIGFRWNEQGNWNLEMKADGEPVYPLLGFAEKNDGWRTVAFPVFTETGSTVRKGLVPCKAVPTPDGDLHVTTVFDLMAAHLGVPQKNTPSTTEKGSFDYPADYKDPAPFSPAWQEKITGVPAQDAIRVAREFAENAEKTSGKSMIFLGAGTNHWYHSDMIYRTIINLTTLCGCQGVNGGGWAHYVGQEKVRPQAAWAQVAFGLDWQRPPRQQNGTSFYYFATDQWRYDTFRPETVQSPLAKQPAAQHMADYNVTAARLGWLALLSPVQLQSG
- a CDS encoding molybdopterin dinucleotide binding domain-containing protein, translated to MPSYPQFNCNPVELVKEAMAAGASTDEEIVDFAVKKIKSGNLRFAIEDPDHPDNFPRMLFLWRANLLGASSKGHEYFLKHLLGTDHAVLNSESDLRPEKIKWRDPAPEGKLDLMVTLELRMSTSAMYADIALPAAGWYEMHDLSTTDMHPFIHPFNPAIDPPWESRTNWEQFKTIAEKFSELASDHLGTVKDLVATPLMHDTPGEIAQDRVQDWHHSECDPVPGKTMPALTVVTRDYPNTFKKMTSLGPLAASAGVGAKGVMWHADTETEALKTALGKVTEGIAQGQPVMETEKQAAETILMLAPETNGATAVKSWETLEKRTGMSLRHLSRGRQDERICFDDLTVQPRKIITSPIWSGIESEERRYSPFVINIEEKVPFRTLTGRAQFYQDHPWMRDFGEQLPIYRPPLTITPGNTGSVKREPEREIVLNYLTPHSKWSIHSTYADTLTMLTLFRGGESIWISDADAKKIKAKDNDWLECFNANGVVMAKAVVSPRIPPGKAFMYHAQERLINTPGTGISGKRGGTHNSVTRILVKPTHMIGGYAQLSYGFNYYGPIGSQRDETIIVRKAGKVEWYED
- the narJ gene encoding nitrate reductase molybdenum cofactor assembly chaperone encodes the protein MTEYKKHTPMISLSGTTWQVLSVLLDYPDKRLLHDLDPIAAATRQIPEPEFKHAVQNFLTYLQAHDLLRLQENHTAAFDLGSATTLNLTYHAFGDNEKRAAALAKLQHLYDRTGWERTSGDLPDYLPLLLEFLWLHPRPEPAAATQIWQCLNAATHLVVGLEKKAPAYAELLRPLGRLAAAAATGTDQQDSRMTPRPHTQGEPT